A window of the Streptomyces sp. JB150 genome harbors these coding sequences:
- a CDS encoding protein kinase gives MSQDGAQGRYAGRSLAGGRYQLRDLLGQGGMASVHLAYDSVLDRQVAIKTLHTELGREQAFRERFRREAQAVAKLTHTNIVSVFDTGEDDVDGMTTPYIVMEYVEGRPLGSVLEEDIRQFGAMPADKALKVTADVLAALEISHEMGLVHRDIKPGNVMVTKRNVVKVMDFGIARAMQSGVTSMTQTGMVVGTPQYLSPEQALGRGVDARSDLYSVGIMLFQLVTGRLPFDADSPLAIAYAHVQEEPVAASSINRSLPPAVDALIARALKKNPNERFPTAVAMRDECLRVAASFQAAPPSIVPGTPTQSGAGVGSAVFPPVDQAAPAPVSGVQTPYQPTPSPNPYGTPTPAPQPSYGYPQQGGGYPTPSPYGGGQAPSTPAPYTISPQPSAASPGPGGGRSNKPVIIGSAIVAVLAVGGLIAALTLNNGGDDPQSKGGDTSPTATTTKKPGYRGPDTSRTIDSTECTEPEESLNDPEKIKIPDFQFKNIKSVQECLKAAGWQKKIVHQDENTYGDGTVMSQFPAAGTDVDPTGKIEIQLYVSTGNPAAA, from the coding sequence ATGAGCCAGGACGGCGCACAGGGCCGGTACGCGGGGCGCTCGCTCGCCGGCGGCCGCTACCAGCTGCGTGATCTGCTGGGCCAGGGCGGCATGGCCTCCGTCCACCTCGCCTACGACAGCGTGCTCGACCGGCAGGTCGCGATCAAGACGCTGCACACCGAACTGGGCCGCGAGCAGGCGTTCCGCGAGCGGTTCCGCCGCGAGGCGCAGGCGGTGGCGAAGCTCACGCACACCAACATCGTCTCGGTGTTCGACACCGGCGAGGACGACGTGGACGGCATGACGACGCCGTACATCGTCATGGAGTACGTCGAGGGCCGCCCGCTGGGGTCCGTACTGGAGGAGGACATCCGCCAGTTCGGCGCGATGCCCGCCGACAAGGCGCTCAAGGTCACCGCGGACGTGCTCGCGGCCCTGGAGATCAGCCACGAGATGGGCCTGGTCCACCGCGACATCAAGCCGGGCAACGTCATGGTGACGAAGCGCAACGTCGTCAAGGTGATGGACTTCGGCATCGCGCGGGCCATGCAGTCCGGCGTGACCTCGATGACGCAGACCGGCATGGTCGTCGGCACCCCGCAGTACCTGTCCCCGGAACAGGCCCTCGGCCGCGGTGTCGACGCCCGCTCCGACCTGTACTCGGTCGGCATCATGCTCTTCCAGCTCGTCACCGGGCGGCTGCCGTTCGACGCGGACTCGCCGCTGGCGATCGCGTACGCGCACGTGCAGGAGGAGCCGGTCGCCGCGTCCTCCATCAACCGCTCGCTGCCGCCGGCCGTGGACGCGCTGATCGCCCGCGCGCTGAAGAAGAATCCGAACGAGCGCTTCCCGACGGCCGTGGCCATGCGGGACGAGTGCCTGCGGGTGGCGGCGTCCTTCCAGGCGGCCCCGCCGAGCATCGTGCCGGGCACGCCGACGCAGAGCGGCGCGGGCGTGGGCTCCGCGGTGTTCCCGCCGGTCGACCAGGCCGCCCCGGCGCCCGTGAGCGGCGTCCAGACCCCGTACCAGCCGACGCCGTCCCCGAACCCGTACGGCACGCCGACGCCGGCGCCCCAGCCGTCGTACGGCTATCCGCAGCAGGGCGGCGGATACCCGACGCCGTCCCCGTACGGGGGCGGGCAGGCGCCGTCGACCCCGGCGCCGTACACCATCTCCCCGCAGCCGTCCGCCGCCTCGCCGGGCCCGGGCGGCGGCCGGAGCAACAAGCCGGTGATCATCGGCTCCGCGATCGTCGCGGTCCTCGCGGTCGGCGGCCTGATCGCCGCACTGACCCTGAACAACGGCGGCGACGACCCCCAGAGCAAGGGCGGCGACACGTCCCCGACGGCCACGACGACGAAGAAGCCGGGGTACCGGGGGCCGGACACCTCCCGGACGATCGACAGCACGGAGTGCACCGAGCCCGAGGAATCGCTCAACGATCCCGAGAAGATCAAGATCCCAGACTTCCAGTTCAAGAACATCAAGTCGGTCCAGGAGTGCCTGAAGGCCGCGGGCTGGCAGAAGAAGATCGTGCACCAGGACGAGAACACCTACGGCGACGGCACGGTCATGAGCCAGTTCCCCGCCGCGGGCACAGACGTCGATCCCACCGGGAAGATAGAGATCCAGCTGTACGTCTCGACGGGCAACCCCGCGGCGGCCTGA
- a CDS encoding protein kinase, giving the protein MAQQQRAQGPSDPEATGGGMSDAPELWGNGGLVGDGRYRLTHRLGRGGMAEVFAAEDVRLGRTVAVKLLRADLAEDPVSKARFTREAQSVAGLNHHAIVAVYDSGEDVVGGQSVPYIVMELVEGRTIRDLLHNAEAPGPEQALIIVSGVLEALAYSHQHGIVHRDIKPANVIITHNGAVKVMDFGIARALHGASTTMTQTGMVMGTPQYLSPEQALGKAVDHRSDLYATGCLLYELLALRPPFVGETPLSVVYQHVQDIPTPPSEVSDGAPPELDGLVMRSLAKEPDDRFQTAEEMRGLVQYALQMLYEQGGHTGTWNTGPVETHDGRHTPAAGMAGTAVLPHPVDASGTTQIPQQILPNYGGGRDDGGFEGHGNQGSGRGKLWILAVLAVIAVVAGVALALNNDETKEPGTGNSPKPTVTKSTGDKTPEETPSDDASQDSPDPSTGDDSGSGGGGWGGYNPTPTPSYSPSQSFTDDPTAPPTNTAPTGTGGTDTGGTDTGGTENGGTENGGTDTGGTENGGTENGGTNTGGTENGGTDAGVIGGADGGGGV; this is encoded by the coding sequence ATGGCACAGCAGCAGCGCGCTCAGGGCCCGTCCGACCCCGAGGCGACTGGCGGCGGGATGTCAGATGCGCCGGAACTGTGGGGTAATGGCGGACTGGTCGGGGACGGCCGATATCGGCTGACCCACCGGCTCGGCCGGGGCGGCATGGCCGAGGTGTTCGCGGCCGAGGACGTACGTCTCGGCCGCACCGTGGCGGTGAAGCTGCTGCGGGCCGACCTCGCCGAGGACCCGGTCTCCAAGGCCCGCTTCACGCGCGAGGCGCAGTCCGTGGCCGGCCTCAACCACCACGCGATCGTCGCCGTGTACGACTCCGGCGAGGACGTCGTGGGCGGCCAGTCCGTGCCGTACATCGTGATGGAGCTGGTCGAGGGCCGCACCATCCGCGATCTGCTGCACAACGCCGAGGCGCCCGGCCCCGAGCAGGCGCTGATCATCGTCTCGGGCGTCCTGGAGGCGCTGGCCTACTCGCACCAGCACGGCATCGTGCACCGCGACATCAAGCCCGCGAACGTCATCATCACGCACAACGGCGCCGTGAAGGTGATGGACTTCGGCATCGCGCGCGCCCTGCACGGGGCGTCGACGACGATGACGCAGACCGGCATGGTCATGGGTACCCCGCAGTACCTCTCCCCGGAGCAGGCGCTCGGCAAGGCCGTCGACCACCGCTCCGACCTGTACGCGACCGGCTGTCTGCTCTACGAACTGCTCGCGCTGCGCCCGCCGTTCGTCGGCGAGACCCCGCTGTCGGTGGTCTACCAGCACGTCCAGGACATCCCGACGCCGCCCTCCGAGGTCTCCGACGGCGCCCCGCCGGAGCTGGACGGCCTCGTCATGCGCTCGCTCGCCAAGGAGCCCGACGACCGCTTCCAGACCGCCGAGGAGATGCGCGGTCTGGTGCAGTACGCCCTCCAGATGCTGTACGAGCAGGGCGGCCACACGGGCACCTGGAACACCGGCCCGGTCGAGACCCACGACGGGCGGCACACCCCGGCGGCGGGCATGGCCGGTACGGCCGTGCTGCCGCACCCCGTGGACGCCTCCGGCACCACCCAGATCCCGCAGCAGATCCTGCCGAACTACGGCGGCGGCCGGGACGACGGCGGCTTCGAGGGGCACGGCAACCAGGGCAGCGGGCGCGGCAAGCTGTGGATCCTGGCCGTCCTCGCGGTGATCGCCGTGGTGGCGGGTGTCGCGCTGGCCCTCAACAACGACGAGACGAAGGAGCCCGGCACCGGCAACTCGCCGAAGCCGACGGTCACCAAGAGCACCGGCGACAAGACGCCGGAGGAGACGCCGAGCGACGACGCGTCGCAGGATTCCCCGGACCCCTCCACCGGGGACGACTCGGGCAGCGGAGGCGGCGGCTGGGGCGGCTACAACCCGACGCCGACCCCGTCGTACAGCCCCTCCCAGTCCTTCACCGACGACCCGACGGCCCCGCCGACGAACACCGCGCCGACCGGCACCGGCGGCACGGACACCGGCGGCACGGACACCGGCGGGACCGAGAACGGCGGGACCGAGAACGGTGGCACGGACACCGGCGGCACGGAGAACGGCGGGACCGAGAACGGCGGCACGAACACCGGGGGCACGGAGAACGGCGGTACGGACGCGGGCGTGATCGGGGGCGCCGACGGGGGCGGCGGCGTCTGA
- a CDS encoding bacterial proteasome activator family protein, with translation MEMPRNERSPENSQRILVVGQDGMALGGGGGDEDSHETPVTDMVEQPAKVMRIGSMIKQLLEEVRAAPLDEASRVRLKEIHASSVKELEDGLAPELVEELERLSLPFTDEATPSDAELRIAQAQLVGWLEGLFHGIQTTLFAQQMAARAQLEQMRRALPPGVVHEGHDDHHTGGRQGGPYL, from the coding sequence ATGGAGATGCCGAGGAACGAAAGGTCGCCGGAGAACTCCCAGCGGATCCTGGTCGTGGGCCAGGACGGCATGGCGCTCGGTGGCGGCGGTGGAGACGAGGACTCCCACGAGACCCCGGTGACGGACATGGTCGAGCAGCCGGCGAAGGTCATGCGGATCGGCAGCATGATCAAGCAGCTGCTGGAGGAGGTGCGGGCGGCGCCTCTGGACGAGGCCAGCCGGGTCCGGCTGAAGGAGATCCACGCCAGCTCGGTGAAGGAGCTGGAGGACGGTCTGGCTCCCGAGCTCGTCGAGGAGCTGGAGCGGCTCTCCCTGCCGTTCACGGACGAAGCGACCCCCTCCGACGCGGAACTGCGCATCGCGCAGGCCCAGCTGGTGGGCTGGCTGGAAGGCCTCTTCCACGGGATCCAGACGACCCTGTTCGCCCAGCAGATGGCCGCGCGCGCCCAGCTGGAGCAGATGCGCCGCGCCCTGCCCCCGGGCGTCGTCCACGAGGGCCACGACGACCACCACACGGGAGGACGCCAGGGCGGGCCGTACCTGTAG
- a CDS encoding molybdopterin molybdotransferase MoeA, producing MTAPGTRAGEDAHDLDVEEALALVKPPHRHTPGDHVAARGDHVPARGDHASAPGDRASSPAQAPSPAPQNATTDTTAAQGTGSTASAPRQHAHHRAHHRATPWPEARATAERAGRTTRAGAGETGRSPVTVPLDAALGLVLAAPLAALTDLPSFDTSAMDGWAVAGPGPWTLREDGVLAGHAQPERLADGEAVRIATGARIPPDTTAVLRSEHGLTDDKGRLHPTRDHLGHGQDIRPRAQECRSGDQLLPAGTPVTPVVLGLAAAAGYDTLTVVPRPRVDVLVLGDELLTEGLPHDGLIRDALGPMLPPWLRALGTEVTAVRRIGDDADALHRAITDSEADLVVTTGGTAAGPVDHVHPTLHRIGARLLVDGVKVRPGHPMLLARLTEGRYLVGLPGNPLAAVSGLLTLAEPLLRALAGRAAPERYALPLRDGAHGHPYDTRLIPVLLRGERAVPLHYNGPAMLRGVAAADALAVVPPGGAKPGQETEILELPWATTGLAACST from the coding sequence ATGACCGCCCCCGGCACCCGGGCCGGCGAGGACGCCCACGACCTCGACGTCGAGGAGGCCCTGGCTCTCGTGAAACCGCCTCACCGCCACACCCCTGGCGACCACGTCGCCGCGCGTGGCGATCACGTCCCTGCGCGCGGCGACCACGCCTCCGCGCCCGGGGACCGGGCCTCCTCGCCCGCCCAGGCCCCCTCCCCCGCGCCGCAGAACGCCACCACCGACACCACCGCAGCACAGGGCACCGGCTCCACCGCCTCCGCCCCCCGGCAACACGCCCACCACCGCGCCCACCACCGTGCCACGCCCTGGCCGGAGGCCCGCGCGACGGCCGAACGGGCCGGACGCACCACCCGTGCCGGCGCGGGGGAGACGGGACGATCCCCCGTCACCGTGCCCCTGGACGCGGCCCTCGGCCTGGTCCTCGCCGCTCCGCTGGCGGCGCTCACCGACCTGCCCTCCTTCGACACGTCGGCGATGGACGGCTGGGCCGTCGCCGGCCCCGGCCCCTGGACCCTGCGCGAGGACGGCGTGCTGGCGGGACACGCGCAGCCCGAACGGCTCGCCGACGGTGAGGCCGTCCGCATCGCCACCGGCGCCCGGATCCCGCCGGACACCACGGCGGTCCTGCGCAGCGAGCACGGCCTCACGGACGACAAGGGCCGCCTCCATCCGACCCGGGACCACCTCGGGCACGGCCAGGACATCCGCCCCCGCGCCCAGGAGTGCCGCAGCGGGGACCAGCTGCTGCCCGCCGGCACACCCGTCACCCCCGTCGTCCTCGGACTGGCCGCCGCGGCCGGGTACGACACCCTCACCGTGGTCCCCCGCCCGCGCGTCGACGTCCTCGTCCTCGGCGACGAACTGCTCACCGAAGGCCTGCCGCACGACGGGCTCATCCGCGACGCCCTCGGTCCCATGCTTCCGCCGTGGCTGCGGGCGCTCGGCACCGAGGTCACGGCGGTCCGCCGGATCGGCGACGACGCCGACGCGCTGCACCGTGCGATCACCGACAGCGAGGCGGACCTCGTCGTCACCACCGGCGGCACCGCGGCGGGCCCCGTCGACCACGTCCATCCCACGCTGCACCGCATCGGCGCGCGGCTGCTCGTCGACGGCGTGAAGGTACGCCCCGGCCACCCCATGCTCCTGGCCCGGCTCACCGAGGGCCGGTACCTCGTCGGCCTGCCCGGCAACCCGCTCGCGGCCGTCTCCGGACTGCTCACCCTCGCCGAGCCCCTGCTGCGCGCCCTCGCCGGGCGTGCGGCCCCGGAGCGCTACGCGCTGCCGCTGCGGGACGGAGCCCACGGGCACCCGTACGACACCCGGCTGATCCCCGTCCTCCTGCGCGGTGAGCGTGCCGTGCCGCTGCACTACAACGGCCCGGCGATGCTGCGCGGCGTCGCGGCGGCCGACGCGCTGGCCGTCGTACCGCCGGGCGGGGCGAAACCGGGGCAGGAGACGGAGATCCTGGAACTGCCGTGGGCGACGACCGGGCTCGCCGCGTGTTCCACGTGA
- a CDS encoding ABC transporter permease — protein MSTATTTETKDLAPVSAESLAALLVAKERPPRPSAWSASLTFGWRAVLKIKHVPEQLFDVTAFPIMMVLMYTYLFGGALAGSPKEYIQFLLPGILVMSVVMITMYTGVSVNTDIEKGVFDRFRSLPIWRPSTMVGYLLGDALRYTIASVVMLTVGIVLGYRPDGGVGGVAAGIALLIVFSFAFSWIWTMFGLLLRTEKSVMGVSMMVIFPLTFLSNVFVDPSTMPGWLQAFVNNSPVTHLASAVRGLMAGDWPADEIAWSLGWAALFMLVFGPVTMRLYNRK, from the coding sequence ATGAGCACCGCGACGACCACGGAGACCAAGGACCTCGCCCCCGTCAGCGCCGAGTCGCTGGCCGCGCTGCTGGTGGCGAAGGAGCGCCCACCGCGGCCCAGCGCCTGGTCGGCCTCGCTGACGTTCGGCTGGCGGGCCGTGCTGAAGATCAAGCACGTTCCCGAGCAGCTCTTCGACGTCACCGCGTTCCCGATCATGATGGTGCTGATGTACACGTACCTGTTCGGTGGCGCGCTCGCCGGGTCGCCGAAGGAGTACATCCAGTTCCTGCTGCCGGGCATCCTCGTCATGTCGGTCGTGATGATCACCATGTACACCGGGGTCTCGGTGAACACGGACATCGAGAAGGGCGTCTTCGACCGGTTCCGGTCGCTGCCCATCTGGCGGCCGTCGACGATGGTCGGCTACCTCCTCGGCGACGCCCTGCGCTACACCATCGCGTCCGTGGTGATGCTGACCGTCGGCATCGTCCTCGGCTACCGCCCGGACGGCGGGGTCGGCGGGGTGGCCGCCGGGATCGCGCTGCTGATCGTCTTCTCGTTCGCGTTCTCGTGGATCTGGACGATGTTCGGGCTGCTGCTGCGCACCGAGAAGTCGGTGATGGGCGTCAGCATGATGGTGATCTTCCCGCTCACCTTCCTGTCCAACGTGTTCGTCGACCCGAGCACCATGCCGGGCTGGCTGCAGGCCTTCGTCAACAACAGCCCGGTCACCCATCTGGCGTCCGCGGTGCGGGGTCTGATGGCGGGCGACTGGCCGGCCGACGAGATCGCCTGGTCGCTGGGGTGGGCGGCGCTGTTCATGCTGGTCTTCGGGCCGGTCACGATGCGGCTGTACAACCGGAAGTAG
- a CDS encoding NTP transferase domain-containing protein: MTPHAPPPGTHAPHGAASAGAASPGGAPAGDAPYGDVRGDAPYGDVRCDAVVLAGGAARRLGGADKPAVRVGGRPLLDRVLAACAEARTTVVVADPRPTARPVTWAREDPPGAGPVAALDAGLRHTAAEHVVVLSADLPFLGTGTVRRLRAALAASGAEGALLTDADGRDQPLVAVYRTGALRRELAALSAAHGTLTGLPLRRLTGALDLIRVPDPVASFDCDTWDDIASARARIREHDYVLDEWISAVKDELGIDLDVDTGVLLDLARDAAHGVARPAAPLTTFLVGYAAARADGGPEAVAEAARKAAALAQRWADEDAAAGSGTRPDAG, from the coding sequence ATGACCCCGCACGCGCCCCCACCCGGCACCCACGCCCCGCACGGCGCTGCTTCGGCCGGTGCTGCCTCGCCGGGCGGCGCCCCGGCCGGGGATGCCCCGTACGGCGACGTGCGCGGCGACGCCCCGTACGGCGACGTCCGGTGCGACGCCGTGGTGCTCGCGGGTGGTGCCGCGCGGCGGCTCGGCGGCGCCGACAAGCCCGCCGTGCGGGTGGGCGGCCGACCCCTGCTCGACCGGGTGCTCGCCGCCTGCGCCGAGGCCCGCACCACCGTCGTCGTCGCCGACCCGCGCCCCACCGCCCGCCCGGTGACCTGGGCGCGCGAGGACCCGCCCGGCGCCGGCCCGGTCGCCGCCCTCGACGCCGGACTGCGGCACACCGCCGCCGAGCACGTCGTGGTGCTCTCCGCGGACCTTCCGTTCCTCGGCACGGGCACGGTACGGCGGCTGCGGGCCGCCCTGGCCGCGAGCGGCGCCGAGGGCGCGCTGCTCACCGATGCCGACGGCCGCGACCAGCCGCTCGTCGCCGTCTACCGCACCGGCGCGCTGCGCCGCGAGCTGGCCGCGCTCAGCGCCGCGCACGGCACGCTCACCGGTCTTCCGCTGCGCCGGCTGACCGGCGCGCTCGACCTCATCCGTGTCCCGGACCCGGTCGCCTCCTTCGACTGCGACACCTGGGACGACATCGCCTCCGCAAGGGCACGCATCAGGGAGCATGACTACGTGTTGGATGAATGGATCTCCGCAGTCAAGGACGAGCTGGGCATCGACCTCGACGTCGACACCGGTGTTCTGCTCGACCTGGCCCGCGACGCCGCGCACGGCGTGGCACGCCCCGCGGCCCCGCTGACCACCTTCCTCGTCGGCTATGCCGCCGCCCGCGCGGACGGCGGCCCGGAGGCCGTCGCCGAGGCCGCCCGCAAGGCCGCCGCCCTGGCGCAGCGCTGGGCGGACGAGGACGCCGCGGCCGGATCCGGCACGCGCCCGGACGCCGGATGA
- a CDS encoding ATP-binding cassette domain-containing protein: protein MSQHTAGLAIETAGLVKTFGETRAVDGVDLAVPTGTVYGVLGPNGAGKTTTVKMLATLLRPDGGEARVFGHDVVHAADEVRGRVSLTGQYASVDEDLTGTENLVLLGRLLGHGKKAARERAAQLLEAFGLTEAAGKQIKNYSGGMRRRIDIAASILNTPDLLFLDEPTTGLDPRSRNQVWDIVRAVVAQGTTVLLTTQYLDEADQLASRIAVIDRGRVIAEGTKGELKASVGAGSVHLRVRDAEQRPLAADVLRRTLDAQVQQEHDPVALTARLGRAASDDTAAEQAARALGELARAGVTVDNFSLGQPSLDEVFLALTGHDTHTADGASAEGETDDKDEKDEVAA, encoded by the coding sequence ATGAGCCAGCACACCGCCGGCCTGGCCATCGAGACCGCGGGCCTGGTGAAGACGTTCGGCGAGACCAGGGCCGTCGACGGCGTCGACCTCGCCGTCCCCACCGGCACGGTCTACGGCGTCCTCGGTCCGAACGGCGCCGGGAAGACGACCACCGTGAAGATGCTCGCCACGCTGCTGCGCCCCGACGGCGGCGAGGCCCGGGTCTTCGGCCACGACGTGGTCCACGCGGCCGACGAGGTGCGCGGACGGGTCAGCCTGACCGGCCAGTACGCCTCGGTCGACGAGGACCTGACCGGCACCGAGAACCTGGTCCTGCTGGGCCGGCTGCTCGGGCACGGCAAGAAGGCGGCCCGGGAGCGTGCCGCGCAGCTGCTGGAGGCGTTCGGGCTGACCGAGGCGGCCGGCAAGCAGATCAAGAACTACTCCGGCGGCATGCGGCGGCGCATCGACATCGCCGCGTCCATCCTGAACACCCCGGACCTGCTCTTCCTCGACGAGCCGACCACCGGGCTCGACCCGCGCAGCCGCAACCAGGTGTGGGACATCGTCCGCGCGGTCGTCGCCCAGGGCACGACGGTGCTGCTCACCACGCAGTATCTGGACGAGGCCGACCAGCTGGCGTCCCGGATCGCCGTCATCGACCGCGGGCGGGTGATCGCCGAGGGCACCAAGGGCGAGCTGAAGGCGTCCGTCGGCGCCGGGTCCGTGCATCTGCGGGTGCGGGACGCCGAGCAGCGGCCGCTCGCGGCGGACGTACTGCGCCGCACGCTGGACGCGCAGGTGCAACAGGAGCACGACCCGGTGGCGCTGACCGCCCGGCTGGGCCGGGCGGCGAGCGACGACACGGCGGCCGAGCAGGCCGCGCGGGCGCTCGGCGAGCTGGCCCGCGCCGGCGTCACCGTCGACAACTTCTCGCTGGGCCAGCCCAGCCTGGACGAGGTGTTCCTCGCCCTGACCGGACACGACACCCACACCGCGGACGGCGCGAGCGCCGAGGGCGAGACGGACGACAAGGACGAGAAGGACGAGGTGGCGGCATGA
- a CDS encoding NAD(P)H-quinone oxidoreductase: MHAITIPEPGGPEVLTWAEVPDPEAGEGEVLVEVAASAVNRADILQRQGHYAPPPGASPYPGLECSGRIAALGTGVGGWSVGDEVCALLAGGGYAEKVVVPAGQLLPVPGKVALHEAAALPEVTCTVWSNVFMVAHLRPGETLLVHGGSSGIGTMAIQLGKAVGARVAVTAGTKEKLERCAELGADILIDYREQDFVAEIKRATGGAGADVILDNMGAKYLDRNVKALAVNGRLAIIGMQGGVKGELNIGALLAKRAAITATSLRARPLDEKAAIVAAVREHVWPLFDAGHVRPVVDREVPMREAATGHRLVEESGHIGKVLLVTG, translated from the coding sequence ATGCATGCGATCACGATTCCCGAACCCGGCGGTCCCGAGGTGCTGACCTGGGCCGAGGTCCCGGATCCGGAGGCCGGCGAGGGCGAGGTCCTGGTCGAGGTGGCGGCGAGCGCCGTCAACCGCGCCGACATCCTCCAGCGGCAGGGCCATTACGCGCCCCCGCCCGGCGCGTCCCCCTACCCCGGCCTGGAGTGCTCCGGGCGGATCGCCGCCCTCGGCACGGGTGTCGGGGGCTGGTCCGTCGGTGACGAGGTGTGCGCGCTGCTCGCGGGCGGCGGTTACGCCGAGAAGGTGGTCGTGCCCGCCGGACAGCTGCTGCCGGTGCCCGGGAAGGTGGCCCTGCACGAGGCCGCCGCGCTGCCCGAGGTGACCTGCACCGTCTGGTCGAACGTCTTCATGGTCGCCCATCTGCGGCCCGGCGAGACGCTGCTGGTGCACGGCGGGTCCAGCGGCATCGGCACGATGGCGATCCAGCTCGGCAAGGCCGTCGGGGCGAGGGTCGCGGTCACCGCGGGCACGAAGGAGAAGCTGGAGCGCTGCGCCGAGCTGGGCGCGGACATCCTGATCGACTACCGGGAGCAGGACTTCGTCGCCGAGATCAAGAGGGCCACCGGCGGCGCGGGCGCCGACGTCATCCTCGACAACATGGGCGCCAAGTACCTCGACCGCAACGTCAAGGCGCTCGCCGTCAACGGCCGGCTCGCGATCATCGGCATGCAGGGCGGCGTCAAGGGCGAGCTGAACATCGGTGCGCTGCTCGCCAAGCGCGCCGCCATCACCGCGACCTCGCTGCGCGCGCGCCCGCTCGACGAGAAGGCGGCGATCGTGGCGGCCGTACGCGAGCACGTGTGGCCGCTGTTCGACGCCGGGCACGTCCGGCCGGTCGTCGACCGCGAGGTCCCGATGCGCGAGGCGGCCACCGGGCATCGCCTGGTCGAGGAGAGCGGCCACATCGGAAAGGTCCTGCTGGTCACCGGGTGA
- a CDS encoding potassium channel family protein: protein MKGDEQPHSPQKRAALLRALWYRSRKEARDDAEAGRAITMPTETVVPPLQQVIKRLVMALVVLVVTIVLVYFDREGYNDNSDGAVDLVDAAYYATVTLSTTGYGDITPVSDAARLTNIFVITPLRVLFLIILVGTTLEVLTERTRQQVRIHRWRTRTRDHIVLIGYGTKGRHAVQTLVGQGIDKSRIVVVDAQQKAVTAAGDDGLVAINGDATLSETLLKAELQRASQVIVAPQRDETATLITLTARQLNRRATIVVAVREDENVPLLKQSGADTVVTSSSSAGRLLGTFMASPPAARALEDLMTLGSGLDLIERTVTPQEVGRTPRECGDLVLAVIRDRKRLDYATGWHTQLQPGDHLITVSRPGMDGAE from the coding sequence ATGAAGGGCGACGAACAACCGCATTCCCCGCAGAAGAGGGCGGCTCTTCTGCGGGCGCTGTGGTACCGCTCGCGCAAGGAGGCACGCGACGACGCGGAGGCGGGCCGCGCCATCACGATGCCGACGGAGACCGTCGTACCGCCCCTTCAGCAGGTCATCAAACGCCTGGTCATGGCGCTGGTGGTGCTGGTCGTCACCATCGTGCTGGTCTACTTCGACCGTGAGGGCTACAACGACAACTCCGACGGGGCCGTCGACCTCGTCGACGCGGCCTACTACGCCACCGTCACCCTCTCCACCACTGGATACGGCGACATCACCCCGGTCAGCGACGCCGCGCGGCTCACCAACATCTTCGTCATCACCCCGCTGCGCGTGCTGTTCCTGATCATCCTGGTCGGCACCACCCTGGAGGTCCTCACGGAACGGACCCGCCAGCAGGTCCGCATCCACCGCTGGCGCACCCGGACCCGGGACCACATCGTGCTCATCGGCTACGGCACGAAGGGCCGCCACGCCGTGCAGACCCTGGTCGGGCAGGGCATCGACAAGAGCCGGATCGTCGTCGTCGACGCCCAGCAGAAAGCGGTGACCGCGGCCGGCGACGACGGCCTGGTGGCGATCAACGGGGACGCCACGCTGTCCGAGACGCTGCTCAAGGCGGAACTGCAGCGCGCCTCGCAGGTGATCGTCGCCCCGCAGCGGGACGAGACGGCCACGCTGATCACCCTCACCGCGCGCCAGCTGAACCGGCGCGCGACGATCGTGGTGGCCGTCCGGGAGGACGAGAACGTGCCGCTGCTCAAGCAGAGCGGCGCGGACACCGTGGTGACCAGCTCCAGCTCGGCCGGCCGGCTGCTCGGCACCTTCATGGCCAGCCCGCCCGCGGCCCGCGCCCTGGAGGACCTGATGACCCTGGGCAGCGGCCTGGACCTCATCGAGCGCACCGTCACCCCGCAGGAGGTCGGTCGCACGCCCCGCGAGTGCGGCGACCTGGTGCTCGCCGTCATCCGCGACCGCAAGCGGCTGGACTACGCGACCGGCTGGCACACCCAGCTCCAGCCCGGCGACCACTTGATCACGGTGAGCCGCCCAGGGATGGACGGGGCGGAGTAG